The Myxococcales bacterium genome includes a window with the following:
- a CDS encoding helicase — protein sequence MGGYLDSIFGPAGVFARALPGYEDRPGQYSLAKVIDAGFTGSNHVIGEGPTGVGKSLAYLIPAIMHAVEDDRKTVVATGNISLQEQLIRKDLPFLQRVLPHEFTFALLKGRSNYLCKRAASEVRSKGTFSFMPFDDEAGQIETIMRWCGETDTGDVSDLPFKPSHRVWGEFSTSPDDCDGRDCPFAEDCWCERAKRKAAESNITVVNFHLLFADLQVRNATDGGAAVIPDYDFLVGDEAHKMADIARDFLGVQVGPAAIDRIVRRLIKYRADNLANALNVESESFFNRVRAYRRSPDYHIRLRHPGAIALGGLSKQLSTAASFFHNLTETIDDPAERRRLQRTEAACDRVRGDLVSIIGLSDPNLVAWIEESDRGYIKLVGRPLDVSDILRHSLFERTESVVLVSATLSTNGNFDFIKGEIGLDDPLELIVESPFDFRSQALLVVPHGLPDPRDDEFPDVVARGLKRVIDDVGGRTLGLFTSYRVLDHVYAAVSGNGHRILKQGQASNTTLIEQFRNDRESVLLGTESFWQGVDAPGDTLSVVVIDKLPFPSPADPIVDAIVERNPRGWFFDFFIPKAIIALKQGFGRLIRSRTDVGVAVIFDPRIVEKPYGRKFINSLPSMYRTRDLGNVAAFLEAKR from the coding sequence ATGGGTGGATATCTCGATTCGATTTTCGGCCCCGCCGGCGTCTTCGCCAGGGCGCTGCCGGGTTATGAGGACAGGCCGGGGCAGTATTCCCTGGCGAAGGTCATCGACGCCGGATTCACGGGAAGCAACCACGTCATCGGCGAAGGACCGACCGGCGTCGGCAAGTCCCTCGCCTACTTGATTCCCGCGATCATGCACGCCGTCGAGGATGATCGAAAGACCGTCGTGGCGACGGGAAACATATCGTTGCAGGAGCAGCTGATTCGAAAGGACCTGCCGTTCCTGCAAAGGGTTCTGCCCCATGAATTCACCTTCGCCCTGCTGAAGGGTCGCTCCAACTATCTGTGCAAACGCGCCGCGTCCGAGGTCCGAAGCAAGGGAACCTTTTCCTTCATGCCCTTTGATGACGAGGCCGGGCAGATCGAAACGATCATGCGCTGGTGCGGCGAAACCGACACCGGCGACGTCAGCGATCTTCCCTTCAAACCATCACATCGGGTTTGGGGCGAGTTCAGCACGTCGCCGGATGACTGCGATGGCCGGGATTGCCCCTTCGCCGAGGATTGCTGGTGCGAGAGGGCGAAGCGCAAGGCGGCGGAATCGAACATCACGGTGGTCAACTTTCACTTGCTGTTCGCCGACCTGCAGGTGCGAAACGCCACGGACGGCGGCGCGGCGGTCATCCCGGATTACGACTTTTTGGTGGGCGACGAGGCACACAAGATGGCCGACATCGCCCGGGACTTTTTGGGCGTGCAGGTCGGGCCGGCCGCAATCGACCGCATCGTCCGGCGGCTGATCAAATACCGGGCCGACAACCTGGCCAACGCCCTGAACGTCGAATCCGAGTCCTTTTTCAACCGGGTGCGGGCTTACAGGCGATCGCCGGATTATCACATCCGACTTCGTCATCCTGGGGCAATCGCGCTCGGCGGGCTTTCGAAGCAACTGTCGACGGCGGCCTCGTTTTTTCACAACCTGACTGAAACGATCGATGACCCCGCCGAACGGCGCAGGCTACAACGGACTGAGGCGGCGTGTGACCGGGTGCGCGGCGACCTGGTTTCCATCATCGGGCTTTCCGATCCGAACCTCGTCGCCTGGATCGAGGAAAGCGATCGGGGTTACATCAAGCTGGTCGGCCGCCCCTTGGACGTCAGCGACATCCTGCGCCACAGCCTGTTCGAACGGACCGAAAGCGTCGTCCTGGTTTCCGCCACTCTTTCGACCAATGGAAATTTCGATTTCATCAAGGGCGAGATCGGCCTCGATGACCCCCTGGAATTGATCGTTGAGAGCCCCTTCGATTTCAGAAGCCAGGCGCTTCTGGTCGTGCCGCACGGCCTCCCCGATCCGCGCGATGACGAATTCCCGGACGTGGTCGCCCGGGGCCTAAAACGGGTGATCGACGACGTCGGCGGCCGGACCCTGGGATTGTTCACATCCTACCGGGTGTTGGACCACGTTTACGCGGCGGTGTCCGGCAACGGGCATCGCATCCTCAAGCAGGGCCAGGCGTCCAACACGACGCTGATCGAACAATTCCGAAACGACCGGGAATCGGTGCTGCTCGGCACCGAGTCATTCTGGCAGGGGGTGGACGCGCCCGGCGACACGCTTTCCGTGGTAGTAATCGACAAGCTGCCCTTTCCGTCGCCGGCCGATCCGATCGTTGACGCGATTGTCGAGAGGAATCCCCGGGGCTGGTTTTTCGATTTCTTCATCCCGAAGGCGATCATCGCCTTGAAACAGGGATTCGGCCGATTGATCCGGTCCAGGACCGACGTCGGCGTGGCCGTGATCTTCGATCCGCGCATCGTGGAAAAACCCTACGGCCGG